DNA sequence from the Siniperca chuatsi isolate FFG_IHB_CAS linkage group LG3, ASM2008510v1, whole genome shotgun sequence genome:
TTACACTGTGTATCATTTGCTGTGTTGACTGACAGCAGAAATGTGATGATGGATTCAGACTCACATGTTCAGTGTTGTATCCAGTGATCGGCTTGACGCCGGAGCAGATAGCCATGGCTGAACGTTCATTGTTTATTGCTCTGAATGTGATGAAACCTGGTTCAGTCTCCACTTGCATatgaacagaaataaacagtgaGTTTCTCAAAGGCTAGCTTGCTAACAGCAGCATTTGGTTTAGATAGTTAATTTCTTTCTCGTTTTAGAATCCAATGATAACCTTTAACCTTGAAAGtttattgaatatttaataattacCATTTTTGTAGTTAACTTATATCAGtaaatatttttggaaaatgtgataaaatgaataattacactttaatgGCCCCAAGCACCAATCCAGATTGATATCCACATCCACCCATGATGGAGAAAAAGCTCTTTATTATCTCCATTTCCCTCTTGCTACATGAGCTTTTTACCTCTTGGATTGGGTCCATATAACATTTTGGTGGACTCTCTGTCTCCATGGTCATACACAATGGGAATAGCTGGCCCTCTGTTGTTAAAGGAGCCAATGTCGTATCTCACTGGATATTGCTGGAAGAATGTGACACAATTTTGTCTTCAGTCATGAGGGCATGTACCTGTAAAACTGCAGGTTTGCTTGTGTAGTTAATcgttattgtattattattatattctatACCTTATGCATTTGTTATCTAAGTTATAACTTAACATCACCACACTACTAAGTTACCTTGAAGAGCTGAAATAGGTTCCCTCCATACAGGCGGAGAAAGCGGCTGTCAGTGTGGTAGCGGAGGATGGCTGCCAGGTTCCAGTGCTCCAGCGGGAAGTTGTTGGGAACATGCCACACAGACATGTCTTCTGCTACTATATCATAGTAACCTGGATTCTGTCACAGTGTACACACTATTGTCATGACTCTCATTGTGGTTTAGATCACAGTTAACTTCTTTTGCATCAGGTAGATTTGCTCATTTTGCTAATTTTTCCTCCTCTGACCTTTAATTTTtattgacaaataaaaagacaaatgtaacTTGACCATTACCGGTGTTGCACCAAATTCTGTGACCCAAGAAGGAACTATAATGCAACAGCAAACATTTGTATCATACTTGATCACATGCCTTATTTCAATAGCAGCTCTAACCAAAAATGGTGCCTCCATAGTATTTAGATAGGGTCACAAAGTTTAACCGCAAAGATGTGATCCCATAGAAATAGAGAGGGTAACAAATATTGACTGCTGTTATAGCAGATGTGTGCATAGGTCTGTCTGTAGAGCACTCACCTATCAATATCTGTCTTTTTCACGTAGTTAATTAACCCTCTAGCATCACGGAATGTGATTAGTCATAGATTTCTGTACACCAATTTGTGTCCCATTCAAAATACTATGGAGGCACCATGTTTGGTAACAGCTGTTAAAATAaagtatgattttaaaaaatgtatgcagtGGCAATATAGCTCAAATTCCAAACCAGTAAAGCAgtaaatgtagttgagtaaaaagtacaatatttccctctgaattgtagtggaagtagaaagtagatcaaaatacatttactcacgTAAGTAAGTGCCTCAAATTtgcacttaaatacagtacttgagtaaatgtacttagttactttccacctctgtatTCCTGTGACTGTCAAGTTGTTTCTGTACCTTAAAATCATCTGAGGTGGCGCCCTCTGCTGTTCCAAAGGTGTTTCTGTTGGACCAGGTCCCATCTCCATCTGGCAGGTTAGCATTGTTGCCCTGCTGGCTCGACCAGCGGTCGCCCACTGTGCACCTTCCATAAATGCTGTTCTCATGGACACTCGCCACCAGTGTCCAGCCGCCTCCCGCAGTGGTCATATCACAGAAAGTCTGATAGACCATGCCATTAGCAGTGGTCAGGTAGTACAACCCATCTGGAAATATTATAGTTAGTGTTAATGAGGGAAAATACCCacctttgttttgatttattggTCATCAGTTGTCGAGTTGTCTCCCAAAATATTTGTTCAAAATATACACTTTAGGGGACTGCAACACATTGAATTATTTAAAGACTTTAAATGTTCCATTCCATTAGAAGTACATTTGTCTAATGTCAGAGTATTGCATAGAGAAACATCTCCTGCAGGCTAACACTCCTTACCTTCTTGTTCATTATATCTGTCCCTGATCTCTTTACAGCTCCTTGCAACATATCTGGATCTGTTGCTCAGTTTCTCCAAACGTTCAAAGTTTGTCCTGGTGAGGTTCTGAGTTATCTCAACATCCCTGATGGCTTCTGTGTGGATGAGCTCTTCATTTACTAAACGTAAAGCcaaattttacaaaataagaaaGTTAGATAGCAGTGATGTACGGTAGGAAAGCACAGTGCATGAGCATATGTAGTATGTGTTACATTTTACCTATTTGTAACGCAGCAGCTGCAAAGGAAGCATGTTCCACCAACACCAAAAccaccaaaaacaaaagtataTGGTATAAcatgtctgaaaaaaaaaacatatcaaataaatttaaacattaaagaagcATATTTGTACCTATTAGTACAAAGTTTGTTatcccatacacacacaaagtaattcAAACCTGACAAATCTATCTACCAAAATCAGAAATTTGCTAGAGCACCATTCTCCCGCTGTTAAATATTGTTAATATTCCTTCCAGTGTTAAACTGTTCAGAagacaaaaactatttttttcaaGAGATTAAAGAAATTCTGACAGGTCTTAGAACCAGCATCAATTTGTTATCCATAATTTAGAAATATAAATTaagagatgtggagagaggaACAACCATCCACATAACTCTAACAGTACATTAAGACTGAACAGCACTGCATTACTAAGTTCTCATATCCCCGTCCCCAGTGCGCCTATCTTTATAATAAAAATTTCCTACCTGTGTTGATCGCTGTAAGATGTGTTGTGGTTCATTCTTGATCTTCACAACTATATATGTTCTTGTTTATGAGTCATGGTTGACATCTCAAGGTTCAAAGTGCAAACTGATTAATATTTCATCaacatttattatattactTACCGAAACACCACTCagataaagaaaacattgaatgaaaatatgctaaaatataGTCATAATGATCCCAAAGGTCTTCTGTTATCTTGTTCTAACTCATAGTTTCAGATCCTGTCTGCACTTTACATTTTGCCCCCCCATTGGCTTACTAACTGTCACAAATTAGCCAAATGATTTGTAGGGACGTGGGTTACTGGTAACAACAGTATGTTGCAAGAATTACTACTTTTTGTCACTATTATCAAAAGCAATTGCTCTGAAGTGTTCTAGGTGTCCTAATACATTGTACTAAAGGGGCAATGCCAATGAATGTTCCTGCACTGGCTCATCATCTTTAGATAATATTTGCTACTCATGCAAATAAAGTCACTGAAGCAGAATATGAGTTTGGGGTTTGatgatgttttctgtgttgtgttttacttCATGTTTGTTGTATTTCCTTTATCAAATCAGTATCTCAGAGATAATGAAGCGGGTCTTAGTAGTTGAGAAAGAAGTGAGGTGGATTGATGATGATTTATTCACCAGTGGTTTTGTTTGAGAATTAAACAGTACTGTATGccatatacagtaaatctgtAGGTAAACAATTTACACGAGTTTCACTTACAAAAAAGCATATTCACACTTCCACTCACAGACACCATTGATCTAATGATTaaccattacacacacactgagttagtatattttgttattattattattattgtgaacAAATTCAATTATTTGATGTCCCTCATACAACCTTCCTTTCTTTGTCATGGCCTGAGAGCCAGGTGTGCCACAGTGGAAAAGCTGGAACAGTGTCCAGTCCATCATGggacattaaaaacatattttaaataatttaataatttaataataattaaatgaataattgattGAGAAACTTTCATTAAATTCAACtaataaatgaaatatacagagacaaaaaatgttattgatgtGGATGGAAACTCCATCATGTCAAACATGGATGAGTCTAGCAGCCATTTGATGAAAGgtcagtgtatgtgtatgtatgtgtaagtCATCATGTACAAAACTATACAGTACTGAACATATATACTCTACCTCCACACAGTCAGTGTGATCGAAGGAAATTGGCATTTGTCATGTGCATCATGTCATTACATCAGCCTCAGTCTCAGCTGATGTAACCGCTACACCAACTTCACTCGCTGAGATGGTGCAATCTTCagctgaaggagaaagagattTTTGAGCTAAAATGAT
Encoded proteins:
- the LOC122873851 gene encoding intelectin-like, with the translated sequence MLYHILLFLVVLVLVEHASFAAAALQIVNEELIHTEAIRDVEITQNLTRTNFERLEKLSNRSRYVARSCKEIRDRYNEQEDGLYYLTTANGMVYQTFCDMTTAGGGWTLVASVHENSIYGRCTVGDRWSSQQGNNANLPDGDGTWSNRNTFGTAEGATSDDFKNPGYYDIVAEDMSVWHVPNNFPLEHWNLAAILRYHTDSRFLRLYGGNLFQLFKQYPVRYDIGSFNNRGPAIPIVYDHGDRESTKMLYGPNPRVETEPGFITFRAINNERSAMAICSGVKPITGYNTEHYCIGGGGYFHPDQCGDFPSFDWDRLGREQGWSASKEMTEAAVLLFYR